From a region of the Paenibacillus sp. R14(2021) genome:
- a CDS encoding LacI family DNA-binding transcriptional regulator — MGPTIHDVARLAGTSKSTVSRYLNGQQVKKATQEALEKAIKDLNFHRNANARRLVLDRTNIIAVVVDNISNYFYSGIIRGIEIVANMKGYNCIFLSWTSNYEEEISFLNMLYEGQVDGVILVSFQKRAKRDLEQIRDSSYPVALVGDHGEMEDILSVDVDNAAGVYEIVQYLHGLGHRDIAYISGPDHAAANKYRFKGYLKAMETLGLNYNPEWVVQSDWSNQGGYQSMKKLLLAKGFTAVIASNDETAIGALRATQEHGLNVPKQMSIVGFDDIPISEWVYPSLTTVRQPFQDIGMKAAHGLFQKIDGTANGDQDNHYLLKPRLIIRDSCGKY, encoded by the coding sequence GTGGGGCCGACAATTCACGATGTAGCAAGATTGGCGGGGACGTCCAAAAGTACTGTATCCCGATATTTAAATGGACAGCAGGTTAAAAAAGCGACGCAGGAAGCACTGGAGAAAGCGATTAAAGATCTTAACTTTCATCGTAATGCCAATGCACGAAGGCTTGTTCTCGATCGGACTAACATCATTGCCGTCGTCGTCGACAACATCTCCAACTATTTCTATTCCGGCATTATACGCGGGATCGAAATCGTAGCGAACATGAAGGGCTACAATTGCATTTTCCTAAGCTGGACCTCTAATTACGAGGAAGAGATTTCGTTCCTAAACATGCTTTACGAGGGCCAGGTAGACGGTGTCATTCTCGTCAGTTTCCAGAAACGCGCGAAGCGGGACCTGGAGCAAATCCGTGATTCCAGTTATCCCGTAGCGCTGGTCGGAGATCACGGCGAAATGGAGGATATTTTATCCGTCGATGTGGATAATGCTGCAGGCGTTTACGAAATCGTCCAATATTTGCATGGCCTCGGACATCGCGACATCGCCTACATCTCGGGTCCCGATCATGCGGCCGCGAACAAATACAGGTTCAAAGGTTATTTGAAAGCGATGGAAACGCTTGGTCTCAACTATAATCCCGAGTGGGTTGTTCAATCCGACTGGAGCAATCAAGGCGGCTACCAATCCATGAAGAAACTTCTACTTGCCAAGGGATTCACGGCCGTCATTGCTTCAAACGACGAGACGGCGATCGGAGCCCTGCGGGCCACGCAAGAGCATGGATTGAATGTGCCGAAGCAGATGTCGATCGTCGGGTTCGACGATATTCCGATTTCCGAATGGGTCTATCCGTCGCTTACGACCGTCCGGCAGCCGTTTCAGGATATTGGCATGAAGGCGGCACATGGTTTGTTCCAGAAGATCGACGGTACCGCGAACGGCGATCAGGACAACCATTATCTGTTAAAGCCAAGGCTCATCATACGCGATTCCTGCGGAAAATATTAG
- a CDS encoding carbohydrate ABC transporter permease codes for MKAINRVILYLFLIVVAATCLLPFYSMIITSTHTNSDIARKLLLIPGDQFLDNYARLKETVNIWRGFGNSAFISVTATIINVYFAALAGYGFSKYNFRYRGVLFLFVIGTMMIPGQLGIIGFYKLMDALHMLNTYWPLILTSLYNAFGIFLMRQFADASVPMEVIESGRMDGYGELQIFNRIVLPIMSPALATLGIFAFIGKWNDFLTPLIVLFDNNLQTLPVMIASLKSQFTSDFGAQYVGIVIAVVPVLVFFSLMSKRIIDGVAAGAVKG; via the coding sequence ATGAAAGCAATTAATAGAGTCATATTGTATCTGTTTCTCATTGTGGTCGCGGCTACGTGCCTGCTGCCGTTTTACAGCATGATTATCACTTCGACGCACACCAATTCAGATATTGCCCGCAAGCTGCTGCTTATTCCGGGAGACCAGTTTCTGGATAACTATGCGCGGCTTAAGGAAACGGTTAACATTTGGCGCGGGTTTGGAAACTCGGCATTCATTTCGGTAACGGCAACAATCATTAATGTTTATTTCGCAGCACTGGCCGGCTACGGCTTCTCGAAATACAACTTCCGGTACCGCGGCGTACTGTTTCTGTTCGTGATCGGAACGATGATGATTCCGGGACAGCTCGGCATTATCGGGTTTTACAAGCTCATGGACGCGCTGCATATGCTTAACACCTATTGGCCGCTTATTCTTACGTCGCTGTATAACGCCTTCGGCATCTTTCTGATGCGGCAGTTCGCCGATGCGTCGGTGCCGATGGAAGTGATCGAATCGGGCCGGATGGACGGCTACGGCGAGCTGCAAATTTTCAACCGGATCGTGCTGCCGATTATGAGCCCGGCGCTCGCGACCCTGGGCATCTTCGCCTTCATCGGAAAGTGGAACGATTTCTTGACGCCGTTGATCGTACTGTTCGACAACAACCTGCAAACGCTGCCGGTAATGATCGCGAGTCTGAAGTCGCAGTTTACATCGGATTTCGGCGCACAATATGTCGGTATCGTCATTGCCGTCGTTCCAGTACTGGTCTTCTTCTCCCTCATGTCCAAACGGATCATCGACGGCGTTGCGGCAGGAGCAGTGAAAGGTTAA
- a CDS encoding carbohydrate ABC transporter permease: MGSKVNKSYYGYFFIAPFFIGFAVFGLAPILYTLYLSFMKWDGFNDPVYVGIANYTRLLHDSFFYQTIGNSLLIWILSNAPQLILAMLLALVLNEKFIRGKHFFRAVYFFPHIITPVTLGVIFSLMFDWQTGSINKILLSLGIIENPVNWFNSPWWARVITSAVVAWQYFGFNMIIFIAGLQSIPNEVFEAAEVDGATKTQTAIHITLPLLKPVFLFVFITSVIGGLQLFDAPLILGDGPDNTARTMVMYLYETAFKNFDYSYGAAVAYGIFIVVMFFTAITARASKLND, from the coding sequence ATGGGCTCGAAGGTTAACAAATCGTATTACGGCTACTTTTTCATCGCGCCTTTTTTCATCGGGTTTGCCGTATTCGGTTTGGCGCCAATTCTGTATACCTTGTACTTAAGCTTCATGAAATGGGACGGCTTCAACGATCCCGTGTACGTCGGCATCGCGAACTATACGCGTCTGCTGCATGACAGCTTCTTCTATCAGACGATCGGGAACTCGCTCCTGATTTGGATCTTATCGAACGCCCCGCAGCTTATTCTCGCGATGCTGCTGGCTTTGGTGCTTAATGAGAAATTTATTCGGGGCAAGCATTTCTTCCGGGCGGTGTACTTTTTCCCGCACATCATTACACCGGTCACGCTGGGCGTTATCTTCTCCCTGATGTTCGACTGGCAGACAGGCAGCATTAACAAGATTTTGCTGAGCCTTGGCATCATCGAGAATCCGGTTAACTGGTTCAACAGCCCTTGGTGGGCGCGCGTGATCACCTCGGCGGTCGTGGCTTGGCAGTATTTTGGCTTTAACATGATTATCTTTATTGCGGGGCTGCAATCCATACCGAACGAAGTATTCGAAGCGGCGGAGGTAGACGGCGCGACGAAAACGCAAACGGCCATCCATATTACGCTCCCGCTGCTCAAACCGGTATTTCTGTTTGTTTTTATCACCTCCGTCATTGGCGGGCTGCAGTTGTTCGACGCGCCGCTAATCCTCGGAGACGGTCCGGATAATACGGCCAGAACCATGGTGATGTATTTGTATGAGACCGCATTTAAAAACTTCGATTACAGTTATGGCGCAGCGGTTGCTTACGGCATTTTCATCGTCGTCATGTTCTTCACGGCTATTACCGCCAGAGCCTCGAAGCTGAACGACTAA